From one Deinococcus aquiradiocola genomic stretch:
- a CDS encoding transcriptional regulator, protein MSALTPSVPARRAARAAWLAVLVLLAGAPALAAAPASVPPAVSPSSAAPPTVTPAPAATPTEALLSALRRARQAEVRGAAVLELVFPPGGTPTRRAAALPHLSAVPGLVRRNYTVTVTPGTVAGRAAWRYALTPTNPLAARWTVWVDRRWNLPLAYQERMPDGRLARRAELLGVTGQPATLPAALPAPAVPAGLRRALLAGLPGLKLPDGFEPLSVRTADTGDTEVLLGDGLNVLALVVSRRSVQPASGVAVRRIGPQSVWLVGNLPQSALQDALSGVRRVNAQAVQALPGTSGPPAASDQ, encoded by the coding sequence GTGAGCGCCCTGACGCCGTCCGTTCCCGCGCGCCGGGCCGCGCGTGCGGCGTGGCTGGCCGTGCTGGTCCTGCTGGCGGGCGCGCCCGCGCTTGCCGCCGCGCCCGCCAGTGTCCCACCGGCTGTGTCACCCTCCTCCGCCGCACCTCCCACCGTCACACCCGCCCCGGCCGCCACGCCCACCGAGGCGCTCCTGAGCGCCCTGCGCCGCGCCCGGCAGGCCGAGGTGCGCGGCGCGGCCGTGCTGGAACTGGTGTTTCCGCCGGGCGGCACACCCACCCGCCGCGCGGCCGCCCTGCCGCACCTGAGCGCCGTGCCGGGCCTCGTGCGCCGCAACTACACCGTCACCGTCACGCCCGGCACCGTCGCGGGCCGCGCCGCGTGGCGGTACGCGCTCACGCCCACCAACCCGCTCGCGGCCCGCTGGACCGTCTGGGTGGACCGCCGCTGGAACCTGCCGCTCGCGTACCAGGAACGCATGCCGGACGGCCGCCTCGCCCGGCGCGCCGAACTGCTCGGCGTGACCGGCCAGCCCGCCACGCTCCCCGCCGCCCTGCCTGCCCCGGCCGTCCCGGCGGGCCTGCGCCGCGCCCTGCTGGCGGGCCTGCCGGGCCTGAAGCTGCCGGACGGCTTCGAGCCGCTCAGCGTCCGCACGGCCGACACCGGCGACACCGAAGTTCTCCTCGGGGACGGACTGAACGTGCTGGCGCTCGTCGTGTCGCGCCGCAGCGTGCAGCCCGCGAGCGGCGTCGCCGTCCGGCGGATCGGCCCGCAGTCCGTGTGGCTGGTCGGGAACCTGCCGCAGTCGGCCCTGCAGGACGCGCTGAGCGGCGTGCGGCGCGTGAACGCGCAGGCCGTGCAGGCCCTCCCGGGAACTTCCGGCCCTCCGGCCGCATCTGATCAGTAG
- a CDS encoding DUF1800 domain-containing protein: MPLTPTPIRTLSQEDAAHLLRRTSFGATPTEIQALTGRTPAEAAERLLTFPQTLEQSRFDPLSAVTAGAAVKLVQGQWMWEMLYTPHPLRERLTLMWSNHFVVGVDKVRNAPALQEYLRLLRAHATGTFSDFAVEVARTPAMLHYLDNDQNRKGKPNENFSRELLELFTAGIGMPGQPNYTEKDVTEGARGLTGWTFQGGRNVKTAFAETPVFMAVPRNHDDGRKTYLGKTGTFTPEDIVRLAAAHPATPARVAGKLWATFVSSTPDPAGTAALADTFQASGGDLRVTMQALLTSDAFYVARQRGSLFRSPVEYVVGALRAMGRPALDEKTVLGLVSSSARMGQELLHPPTVKGWDGGREWINDSSLLLRMQTAAALTLGKNAPAPTAPLTPLSVLGRADALQAPLARLNDKQRAYLMLISPEYQLM, from the coding sequence ATGCCGCTGACCCCCACCCCCATCCGTACCCTGTCCCAGGAGGACGCCGCCCACCTGCTGCGCCGCACGAGTTTCGGCGCGACCCCCACCGAGATCCAGGCCCTGACCGGACGGACGCCCGCCGAGGCCGCCGAGCGCCTCCTGACCTTCCCGCAGACGCTCGAACAGAGCCGCTTCGATCCCCTGAGCGCCGTGACGGCCGGCGCGGCCGTGAAGCTCGTGCAGGGCCAGTGGATGTGGGAGATGCTGTACACCCCGCACCCGCTGCGCGAACGGCTCACTCTGATGTGGAGCAACCACTTCGTGGTCGGCGTGGACAAGGTCCGGAACGCGCCCGCCCTGCAGGAGTACCTGCGGCTGCTGCGCGCGCACGCGACCGGCACCTTCAGCGACTTCGCGGTCGAGGTGGCGCGCACGCCCGCCATGCTGCACTACCTCGACAACGACCAGAACCGCAAAGGCAAACCGAACGAGAACTTCAGCCGCGAACTGCTGGAACTGTTCACCGCCGGGATCGGCATGCCCGGCCAGCCGAACTACACCGAGAAGGACGTGACCGAGGGCGCGCGCGGCCTGACCGGCTGGACCTTCCAGGGCGGCCGGAACGTCAAGACCGCCTTCGCGGAGACGCCCGTCTTCATGGCCGTGCCCCGCAACCACGACGACGGCCGCAAGACGTACCTCGGCAAAACCGGCACCTTCACGCCCGAGGACATCGTGCGCCTCGCGGCCGCGCACCCCGCCACGCCCGCCCGCGTCGCCGGGAAGCTGTGGGCGACCTTCGTGAGCAGCACGCCGGACCCGGCCGGTACCGCCGCCCTCGCCGACACCTTCCAGGCGAGCGGCGGTGACCTGCGCGTGACGATGCAGGCCCTGCTGACCTCCGACGCCTTCTACGTGGCGCGGCAGCGCGGGAGTCTTTTCCGCAGCCCCGTCGAGTACGTGGTGGGCGCGCTGCGCGCCATGGGCCGCCCCGCGCTCGACGAGAAGACCGTGCTGGGCCTCGTGTCGAGCAGCGCCCGCATGGGACAGGAGCTGCTGCACCCGCCCACCGTGAAGGGCTGGGACGGCGGGCGCGAATGGATCAACGACTCCTCGCTGCTGCTGCGCATGCAGACCGCGGCGGCCCTCACGCTCGGCAAGAACGCCCCCGCGCCCACCGCGCCGCTCACGCCACTCAGCGTCCTGGGCCGCGCCGACGCCCTGCAGGCCCCGCTGGCCCGCCTGAACGACAAGCAGCGCGCGTACCTGATGCTCATCTCGCCCGAATACCAGCTGATGTGA